From the Odocoileus virginianus isolate 20LAN1187 ecotype Illinois chromosome 20, Ovbor_1.2, whole genome shotgun sequence genome, the window GGGAGGGAGAGCCCCTGTCCTCTTCACGGCAGAGAGGAGGGGGCTGTGGGGCTAAGGGCAGGACAAGGAGGGAGCACCATCCTGACAGCTCCTCTTTTCACCACAAACTGTGACATTAGATATGCTGCCAAGAGTAGGGGGCTTAGAGGCTGGAAAAGGGTGATGAAGGGACACAGCCAGACAGTATTGGGACACTCTTCCAGGATGCTGAGAGTCCCACCAGCAATGCCCTGATGGGTCACccagaaaaggaaggaataatGATCAGGGCAGGTCTTAGGGGCTGCAGTGAGGCCCTGAGGGTCAAGCCGAGctgaatggggaaggaagtaCGAGATAGCCCAAGGAGCTGTCAGTGGTCAGCATGAAGCCACTCTGAGGGAGAGTGTGGCAGGCTGGGGACAGAGCGGGGCATGTgtctcacttttttaaaaagggatgtgGCCAACGAACAGCAGAGCTTAGTGGTTGGCATGGGGGGACACCTCACCACACTGCATGGCCCCCCCATCTAGACCCCAGCTTACTTCCATCATACCACCAGTGTGTGCCTGTATTCACCAAACCCACACCAGGGTTTGGACTTCTGGATGGTGTATCTGGATCAACTCCAGGGCTTACTTTTGCTGagtctccctttcctcttcagTAAATGTCTATAGTTGCCCTCGAGTCTGTTGAGAGGATAGCTCACATAGGCATGGTGCCTGGCCTGTAGTTGGCCCTCCATAAATGTCACTGTTATTGTCATCATGTGCTGGGACAAAGACCAAGAGCCAGCCATCCCCTGCCCTCAGCAAACTCACAGCCTGGGGTGAAGCTGGGGTGCTCACAGGGACACAGAAAAACAGTACAGTGAGGCTGGCTGGTGGAGACATGGGCAGGGGCTGACCACCTGGCCTGAAGGGGTcctggaaaatctcctggagaagacgCTATTTCAGGTAGGTTTTAAGGATGGGAAGAGTCAGCCCAGCGCAGGAAGAGGCTGGGAGGGGACTCCTGGCATCAGGGCCAGCATGGAAGCACGTGGCAttccgggtggagagcagtataAGCCATTCAATGTGTGAGATGGGACCTGAAGGTCAGGGACAGCTTCTCAAGGTTTCAGATCAGCGGTGGCTGCTCCAGGGTGAAGGGACTCAAGGGGGTGATTTGGAGGCCAGTGAGGAAGCGGCTGCAGGCCCTTGCTCACCATTCCAGCCTCACTGGGGCTCCTGGAGGTGACCCGTTTCACTCCTTCTACCTTTGCTCATGCTGTTCCTTCTACCGGTCGTGCTGTTCCCTTCGCTTCCCATGCCTGAGCTTAAGGATATGGACAGTTGGTGGCCACCTCCAAATAATGATTGTGTTCTCCCACAGGTCGGAGGAGCGTCCCCCTCCCCGTGGCCCGGAGAGCAGCTGGTGGCAGTGTCCATCATGCACAGTGGTATCGCGTCTGCCACGCGTCTCCTGCGCCGCCTCTGAGTCCAGGACTTCCAGCCCAGCGCCCACGAGCCCGCCCGCCCCCGCGGCCACACCATGAGCCACGGGCCGAGCCCCCGGCTGGCCGAGTCCCCGCAGTTGTCCAAGGGCAGCCTCCTGACCATCCTGGGCAGCCCGTCGCCCGAGCGCATGGGGCCCGCGGACTCGCTTCCGCCCACGCCTCCCAGCGGCACGCCCTCCCCGGGGCCGCCGCCAGCGCTACCGCTGCCGCCGGCGCCCGCTCTGCTGGCCGACGGGGACTGGGAGAGCCGCGAGGAGCTGCGGCTGCGGGAGCTGGAGGAGGCGCGCGCGCGGGCGGCGCAGATGGAGAAGACCATGCGCTGGTGGTCGGACTGCACCGCCAACTGGCGCGAGAAGTGGAGCAAGGTGCGCGCCGAGCGCAACCGCGCGCGCGAGGAGGTGCGCCAGCTGCGCCAGCGCCTCGACGCGCTCACCAAGGAGCTGGCGGGCGCTCGGCGCGAGCGCCAAGAAGCGCAGGGCGAGTGCGAGGCGCGGGGCCGCGAGCTGGCGCGGCTGCGGGGCGCCCGGGGGACCGCGGACAGGACGCCCGATGGGCCGGAGACGGAGCCAGAAAGGGAACAGGAGCCTGTGCCGGTGCGCGACGTCGGGTCCGGATGCGAGAGGCCGCAAGGCAGCCAGGTACGCGGCGTGGGGCGGGGCTTCTGGGCGGGGCCTTCGCGCTGGGGTCCGGAAGTGGGAGGGGCTGCCTGACCCGCGCAGTAGCATTGCCTGTAGGGCTCAGAAAGGGAAGTAAGGGCCTGGCAGGGGCGTGGGTATCCCACCTCCTGGGATTCAGGCTCTGCCGTGCAGAGCCCCAGGTTACCTTCCTCCCACAGACCCCAAGGGCAGAGTGTCCCTGATTCTGGTGGTCCGGCCGCTCCCATACCTGAGTAATCAACAAAACCAACAAATCATCCTCTCTGAGCAGGAGCAGGTTTTAAGAACTTACCTGAAAGGCATCCATTAGTCGCAGAGCTGAatcctttcattttttcaatttagAGGAAGGAGTAAACATTTTAACAGGTGTCTATCAAagctgaggggtgggggggttgtCCGGGCAATGGGAGCCCGAAGGAGGTCCGTGAGCCAGGCTCTGAGGAGGGAGCTTCACAGAAGCTTTTCTAGAAGCGGTCCCATTTAAGCTGAGTTAGGAGAAATTGATGGAGAAAAGTGCAGGAATGCATTACAGGTGATGGAAATTCTGTGCAAGTAACGAGAGGCTGAGAGTGCTTGGTAAATCTGGGAAAGGCCTCCGTCATTCCATGGGCACCCTTACAGAGTGCTAGGCTCTGCATACACACTATCTAGTTAATTCTCAGGGCAACCAAGGAAATACTGGCTTTACAAATGAATACACTGAGGCGCTGAGAGGTTAATTACCAGTGGCTCCCAACTGGTGACTGGAGTCGCTGGGAGTTGACCCCAGATGAACTTCTGAGCCCATGGTGATAATAATTAGGCTATCTGGAACATTAATGATATGTGTGGAGGGCAGCCTCCTCTGAACAAGCAAGACTCACGTGAAGGCCATCTAGGGACAGAGTCCAGGCTCAGGTTGCTCCCAGCTCCATCCGCAGTCAGGCCAGCTCCTAAGATTCTTAgctgccctctcccctctcctgcctgtGGGCTAGAGAGGTCACTGCTGCCTCCTGGTGGCTGAAGCCCCCTTCCCGGGGGCCTGCCTGGTGCTTGCAGGTAACAGTCCTTGTTCTTCTTTGGGGCAGAGGATGAGCCTCTATATACCAGCCAGCCTCGGGCACTGTTCCTGTCCTCTCTGTGTTTGGTTATGAGTCACCCCAGGAGGTGGCAGGTACCAAAGCAGGAGCTCGGAGGATGCAGCCTGAGTTCTCCAGCCCAGCCATGTCTGTGCTCTGTGACCCTCCATCaattcccttcttccctctctggtTCCTCAGTTGGGAATTGGAGATTTGGAGATGGCCTCAGAGGCCCCCACCCAGACAGTCTGAGATATAAGAGGAGTAGAATTTCACTCCTCAGGCCCACTGTCCTAGTCTGGATAGGGAAACTGAAGGTCAGTGGAGGGAGGGACCAGCCCAGACTCATCTGGAAAGACTGGGAGTAGCCAGGCTGGGACAGAGGCCATGGGCATCTTGGGTCTGTGGTCAGAGGCAGGCCAGGGGGCAGACaagggcagaggggaaggggagctTGGCAGGGAGGAAGAGGGCTCAGGGTTGAGTTAATCAACCCTCACCGCTTTCTGTCTGGGAGCTGGTTCTGCTCTCAGAGGCCACCTTCCTGTGCATCTTTTAtctgttgtggtttagttgctcagtggtgtctgactcttttgtgaccccatgaactgtagcccaccaggctccttgtccatgggatttcctaggcaagaatactggagtgagttgccattgccttttccagggtatcttcccaacccagggactgaacctgagtctcctgcactggcaggcaaattctttaccactgagccaccagggaagtccatgcatCTTTTACCATGAAACTTATCATGTTTCAGGTGATCCCACTGAAAAGTGAAATctttgggcaggaatccctttTGAGGGAATCTAGTCCTTATTCCTTGTAGGAATCCATGCTATTGCATTCATCAGTGTCCCACCAAATATTTGCATACTTCCAGCAGCAGAGAGCTTACCACCTCTTCTGGGGAATCTTCCAGGATTCAGGGAATCTGAGTGGCTGACTGTGTGAAGTTCCAAGCAGTGAAGGGAGAGGGTGTGGCCCTCCCTCTCCAGGGGTGGAGAGACAGGCAGCAGGAGAGGAAATGGGGGTCCAGAGGACTGTGTGGCTTGCCCACGGTTACCCACCAAGCTGATGCCAGACCCTGGACCTGGGAGAGGCCATGATGAAGGCCAAGAGAGTGAGGGCTCAGCGATCACTAGTCCAACCTCTGCCTGGGTCCCCGCAGGAGCTGGAGCTGGTGGATAGCCTGCTGAAGAGCAGACCAGAGGAGCCCGAGGGCTGCTGGGAGGTGCGAAGCGCAGGGGCCGGGGCCCCACGGGGCAGCTCGGGCCGCCAGGAGCGCAGTCGCCTGCCCTGGGAGGACACCACGGTTGAGGAGGATGCCTCCAAGCTGACCGCCCTGCGGCTACGGCTGGATGAGTCCCAGAAGGTGCTGCTCAAGGAGCGAGAGTGAGTCccgggaggcaggcaggggctggggggaaggtCAGGCCATACCAGGGCCTCCTCGGAATCACAGAATGAAAATCCATGTCACAGAAGGTGAGTCTCACCGAAAGGGAATGGGACTTCCCCTTTGAGTCCCGTTGACTCTTGGGACTTGAGAACAGTGGTACTGTACCCAAGGACCCAATgtgagggtttttaaaaatttattcaattaATATGTGTCAGGGATCTGggtcaggcactgtgctcagtGGGGATACAGCTATCCATGAGACCAGCAATCCCTGCCTTCGTGCAGGGAGAGTGCCATGGGCAAAAATCAAAGCAGGGAAGGAGGGATAAGGGGACTGAGGGGTGGAAGCTGGGAGTTTGGTTTTGGACGTATTGAGCTTGATTCAGCAGGAAGGCATTTGGGGATGTGAATGAGTCTATAGAGTTCAAGAGACAGGTCTGGGCTGGAGGTAGAAATTCAAGAGTCATCAGTGAATAGATGATGCTGAAAACCATGAACTGGGGTGAGAGTGGATAGGGCAGAAGTCAAAGGATGGGGCCTTGGAGCCGACCAGCTATAGAATcagaggaagagggaggcagcAAAGGATACAGGAGAAGGGAGCCAGTGAGGGGGCAGAGGAAGTGGGAGGAACTGTTTTATGGATGAGGGAGCAGTCAGCTGGTCAAGTCAGAAGAGGACTGAGCACTGACCAGTCGATTTAGGACTTGGAGGTCACCAGTGACCTTAATTGGTCATTTTTGCCTGATTATGGTGAATATTTAGTAACACCCCCTTTTCCAtccagaaattaaacacaaagatgGTATAAGATAACTACAcacagaaatcttttaaaaatcagcacaGTGCCCTTGTGAAGGTAGAAGCAGAGATCACAGCCATGCTTCTATAAGCCAAGGAGCACCAGATATTGCCACCAGAAGCCAGGGAAGAGGTAAAGAACAGATTCCCTGTCACAACCCTCATGTGGAACCaacaccttggtcttggacttggagcctccagaactgagacacTGCATTTCTGTTTAAGCACAGTTAACAAAAATCAACCTGTTGTATTAACTGAAATGTAAAGTAATACTAAACTCAGAATGGGAGGCCAGCGCGGTGTGGGGTTTGGTCATGAACCACTACATACCGGAGCCAATACCCACGGTGCCTCCTTCACATTCAGGGCAGAGTGCAGGGTGAGGGTAATGAGAGCAGCTGATGTAGTGCCCACCCAGTGATGTTGACGAGAAGGGACTCCTCCTCCGGAGAGTCACTGGACAGTGTTTTCCAGCTTTTCCGACTGCAGAGCTGTGTGTTCACACCAAGTCAGCATAAAACAGATGGGGGGAGTGGGGGTATTGTTTGATGGATGAGCCCAGGGCCTGGTGCTCTGGAGAACCAGTCACTCCCCACAGCAGGGGCTGGACTCCCGCAGTTGTGTGGAGGGTGAAGCTCTAGAACTGCACCACCAGGGCGCCTGCCACAGAGTGGGGTGCCACGGCCTAGAGTACACAATAAACCACCAGAAGCCAGGGAAGCAGCGTAGAACAGATTACCTCTCACAACCCTCAGAataccttggtcttggacttagAAGGGAATGGAGGACTATGCAGGAGGACTCAGCAGAGGGCCCCAGTGGGCTCACCCCCACGTCTCCCCTCCCCAGGGATAAAATGGCACTGAGCAGGAACATCGAGAAGCTGGAGGGAGAGCTCAGCCAGTGGAAGATCAAGTACGAGGAACTGAGCAAGACCAagcaggagatgctcaaacaagTGAGTCTTGGAGACCAgggtgggcttcctggaggaagcagtACTGTGTCATTGAATTTCAGCAGCAGGAatgggagaaagaggagaattCAATCATTCACTGTCAAGCACCAGCCTATGCCATGCAGTGATCTGTGGGCTGGGGCAAGAGGTGGAGGAAGGGTTGTGGGGAGGAGACCAACAGTAACCAGGTAGATAAATTCAGAAGCTGTGAAAGCCAAAACACAATCAGAGAGATGAGATGGTGGGTCATAAAAAGGTCTCTCTAAGAGGGTTACATTTGAGGCAAGACCTAAAGTGATTAGAAGAAGCCACTGTTGAGAAGAGATGGGGGCAGAGTTCCTGGCAGAGGGCACAGCaaatgcaaaggtcctgaggccagGACAAGCCTAGTGTGTTCAAGAAAtagaggccagtgtggctgaaggGTAGTTGGTGAGAGATAAGATTGTAAGGGGATCCCACTGGCCTTGTAGACCAAGATAAAGGGAAGGAGTCTGGATGTTCACTGGGCACATAGTGGGTATGAGATCTCGTTAGAGCTTCCCAGCAGTCAAGGAAACACGCTTGGTGtcctcatcttacagatgaggaaactgagactccagCTGGCAGAGGAAATTCCACCCCTGCAGTTTGGCAACTCCTACATGCTGGGGTCAGGCTGGGCTTCCCTTACTGCTTCATGTGCAGACCCTGatggccaccagggggcgcaGCCACCCTGCTTTTCTAAAAGGCTGGCGGCTCACAGACCCCGGAGCCTGAAACTTCCCTGCAAGATTGGTCTTTAAGTAGAATCTCCTTAAGGAATCTCCTAAAATAAAGCTTCCCAGACCCTGCCCTCACTCTCCTGTGTTAGCATCTTTGGGGCTTAGGTCCAGGAATctgtctttttaatcttttcaaattgtGTAATCATTTGAAGAAATGTGAGACCCAACTGTGCAGTTTTACAGATACATAACTATAAAGATTCTCATTTgtatctgggttttttttccagCAACACTGCATATTTAAGGTTCATTCATGCCATTGCAAAGAGTATTCCTCTGGCAGTTTTCCCTGCTCTTAGCAGGGATTCTGCACTATTTTAAAAGCACCCCAGGCAATTCTGGTGTGACCAGCCTCACACCCACAGGCAGACCTGCATTCAGATCCAGTGGGTGTGTTCAGCCAGTGTTCACTGAGGGTGCCCAGGCCATACACGGACACGAAGGTGGGCAGACAGacatgctgtctcctgggctcacATTCTTGTGGAGGTAGGGAGATGGAGAAGCACCCCTTCTAGACAGGGAAGACAGGAGGAGCTTCCCTGAGGAGAGGGCATTTAGGCCAAGACCAAGAATGAGAGAAGTCAGCCCTTCAAGATACCTCGGGTGGAAAGCACGGAGCAGAGGGAACCACAGTGTGAAGCCTGCAGCAGACAGAACTTGTGTATTTGAGGACCAGagaggaggctcagagagctcTGGGGAGAGGGTGATGCGGTTGAGGGGAGATGGCTTTGTGGGACCATAGGGAGGGGTTGGTTCTTAGGGAACCTGGGGTTGGGGATATGATtagctgtatcttttttttattaattacctTATTTTTTGGCCGCACAGAGTGGCTTACAgcatcttagtcccccaaccagggatggaacctttgcctccctgcagtggaaactcagagtcctcaccactggatcaccagggaattcccctgggtttatctctttttaaaagctCACCCTGGGCTACTGTTGCGGAAAATGGGTTGACAAGAGAAGgtcagggggcaggaggagggtgcCCAAGAATGGATGCTGGGAGACTGGATGAATAATCAGGGAGAAGGTGAGAGATGTTGGAGGAGGCAGATGTGGTCAGATTCAGGGTCTGTTCTGGATACCCCGTGGCCCATTTGGGCACCACGTTGAGGCTTCTTGCTGAGCCCTCCGGCACCAGCACCCACCCCTCCCCGGATCTGATGGTCCTCACCTAACCAGCCTGTGCTGTCTCACGCAGCTCAGCATACTGAAGGAGGCCCACCAGGACGAGCTGGGCCGCATGTCTGAAGACCTGGAGGATGAGCTGGGTGCGCGATCCAGCATGGATAGGAAGATGGCTGAGCTGAGGGGCGAGGTGAGGCCACCAGCAGGGCCCTGGGTCTGGGGGGTGCCCAGGGGGCCCTGCCTCCATTCAGTCACAGGAGGGCAGGAACCAGCCACAGCCCTGGGTGCTCCAGTCTGCAGGGGGTGGGCCTCTCTGGCTCACAGAGACCAGAAGCTCACTCACACCCTGCACACTGTGAAATAAGCCCGGGTTAATTATAGCTGCTGCAGCTGGACTTGCTTCCTGGAGCCAAAAACAACTGccggaggaggtggggaggggggaaaccTCCTGCTCAGTCTGTGCTATGCCCCTTCCCCGTGGACCCCTCCCCCTGTCCTGCCCTGTTGCAGATGGAGCGGCTGCAGGCGGAGAACGCCGCCGAGTGGGGCCGCCGGGAGCGGCTGGAGACAGAGAAGCTGGGCCTGGAGCGGGAGAACAAGAAGCTGCGGGCTCAGGTTGGGGACCTAGAGGAGGCGCTGGCCCGACGACGGCGGCAGACGGCCAGCGCGCTGGACTGTGACTTGCGGGCCAGCCAGGCCGCGCTCTTTGAGAAGAACAAGGTAGGGTAGTGAGATGGCCGCAGCCAGGGCCGGGGCAGACCACCTCCTGGGCATCCAGCTCCAGACCGCAGGGGGCCAGAGACCCTTGAAGTAACGAATACAGACCGAGGAGGTGATTGCCTGGCAACGGCTCCTCCTGGGCACCCGCCGTGGGCCAGGCCCAGTGATACCACCATCATAGCTGGGTTCGTGGGGTACCACTGTGGGCCAGGCTCCCTGCTAATGCTTTTTGCCCATGCTATGGAGAATACTTGGtggcgtagtggtaaagaattcacctgccaaacaggagatgcaagttcaatccttgggtcaggaagatcccctggaaaaagaaaggcaacccactccagtattcttgcctggaaattcccatggacagagaagcctggcagggtacagtccatggtatcacaaagagtcagacacaacaacatCACTTAATCCTTTCAGCAGCCCTTTTATTGgtccaacaaatgtttattgagctccAGCTATGTGTAGGCCTTGTTCTAGGTGGTGGGGACACAGTCGTGAACAGACAGAAGGAACATGGCCTCCCTTCATGGAGCTGATAGCTGAGGGGGATACAGTCATTGCTCCCTCCATCACACACTTATGCTGATCACACAGCTCCGTGGCTgtggcagggagagagaagaggggatgCCCGGGGACCTGGCTGAGGCCCAGGTCCTGGGGAGGCTTTCCTGAGGCAGTGACGTTTAAGCCTAGGTCTCCAGGGAGAGCAGACATTGACTGGCAGTGGACTGATTGCAGgaggaaatttgaaaaatgatgtGAATGAATGTCCCATGGTGACAGGGACCTAGAGCTTTCAAGGAACAAGGGAGGCTGGTGTGGCTGGAGGGGAGCAGGCAAGAGGGATGTGGTAGATGAGGCAGGAGGCCTGAGCCACCTTTGAAAAGTGAGAGGTAGGTGTGAGCAAGTTGTGGCTCTGAGCACTCACTGGCTGCTGTGTGGAAGATGGATGAGAAGACAAGCTGATGAGGAGTCTGGGCCGTTTCCTGGGGGCAGCGGGAGATGATGGAGGCCAGGACCAGGCTGAGGTTGGAAATGCAACAAAGAAGGATTCAAGAGgccatttcacagatgtgaaGACTGAGGGCTCAGAGAGCTCCCAGAGCTCAGGTGTGGATAGCTCCTCTCCTGGCTGCTCATCTTCCTCCCAGCCACTCTGGCTTCAGATCTCTTTACTTCCAAAACACACTCCTCAGCTGACCCAGAGCTTTAATGCTGTTTATACATCAAAGAGTCCTGACTTTATCCCTCCTCAGAAAACGAGACTCGGCGCAAATAGCCTACTGCACACCTCAGGTCATCTCCAGCAGGCACCCCCAGAGTTCCATGTGCAGAGTGGAGCCAGCAGTTCCACCCACCTCTCCCCGCATCACCCCCAGGCCTTCTCACCTCACTAGGGGCACCTCTAGCCTCCAGCTCCTCACCCAACTCTAGTGCTGGCATTTCAGAGAGGTTCCGGGGTGAAGGGGCCCCAGCACCACCTGACCTCGTGGACCCCCCGGCATGAGCCCTCCTCCGTCTCCGCTCTCCTGCAGGAGCTGGCCGACCTGAAGCACATGCACGGCAAACTGAAGAAGCAGTTCCAGGAGAAGGTGGCGGAGCTGGCCCACGCCAACCGGCGGGTGGAGCAGCACGAGGCCGAGGTGAAGAAGCTGCGGCTGCGGGTGGAGGAGCTCAAGAAGGAGCTGGCCCAGGCTGAGGACGAGGTGAGCCCCTGTGGGGCCTCGGTGCAGCCTGCAGACCTTGGCTGGAGTCGGTGGGAGTGGAGCTGCAGGGCCCTCCTGTGTCGCTCCATGCTGGGTCCCCAGTGCCTGGTACAAACCTGACTCGGGAGGCACTCAGGAGAGAGCGGGTGGGTGACAGGTGGTGTGTGGGTAGGAAGACGGGGAGAGAAATGGACAGATAACGTAGATGAGTGGTTGAGTAGAGttaatgaatggatgagtgggtggatgtGAAGTCGGTTAAACGGACAGAAGGATAACTCCATGGATGTATGAACAGATGGATGAGGGGATAGATGGACAGATggctgggagagaggagagatggaTGAGACATAACAACAGATGTCTGATGGGTGGTTGGACGGATGGATGAAGgggtaggtggatgg encodes:
- the CCDC102A gene encoding coiled-coil domain-containing protein 102A, translating into MSHGPSPRLAESPQLSKGSLLTILGSPSPERMGPADSLPPTPPSGTPSPGPPPALPLPPAPALLADGDWESREELRLRELEEARARAAQMEKTMRWWSDCTANWREKWSKVRAERNRAREEVRQLRQRLDALTKELAGARRERQEAQGECEARGRELARLRGARGTADRTPDGPETEPEREQEPVPVRDVGSGCERPQGSQELELVDSLLKSRPEEPEGCWEVRSAGAGAPRGSSGRQERSRLPWEDTTVEEDASKLTALRLRLDESQKVLLKEREDKMALSRNIEKLEGELSQWKIKYEELSKTKQEMLKQLSILKEAHQDELGRMSEDLEDELGARSSMDRKMAELRGEMERLQAENAAEWGRRERLETEKLGLERENKKLRAQVGDLEEALARRRRQTASALDCDLRASQAALFEKNKELADLKHMHGKLKKQFQEKVAELAHANRRVEQHEAEVKKLRLRVEELKKELAQAEDELDEAHNQARKLQRSLDEQTEQSENLQVQLEHVQSRLRRQQQNAPLFGKIRSARFGAEEAGDGASDLDEDEDLQIQVA